A stretch of Gemmatimonadaceae bacterium DNA encodes these proteins:
- the thrS gene encoding threonine--tRNA ligase, with amino-acid sequence MIDRSPVIAPPPHVGSDHELTLTLPDGSERQVPAGTLPRDVVASIGAGLLRAAVAVQVDGEVQDLVTPLRRGGQFRVLTEKDAASLAVLRHSAAHMLATAVRRLRPRAKIGFGPAIEDGFYYDFEVEQPFTPEDLSAFEDEMRKVAQEKYPFVREEVNRADAERRFADDPLKLERLAELGDDEVISVYTDGPFVDLCRGPHVPDTSRVKHIKLMHTAAAYWRGDEHRQQLQRIYGTAWFSKDELDAYLHRLEEAKRRDHRTLGKELDLFSVDQRVGPGLILWHPRGAIVRNEIETFERELILRHGYDLVYTPHITSEKLFEISGHLVNFRENMFGAMEVEGAAYRPKPMNCPGHICIYQAHQRSYRDLPLRFAEFGTVYRYERSGVLHGMLRVRGFTQDDAHVFCTPEQVDTEIERLLDLVDEMLRAFGYPYTVELSTRPDNALGAPEVWTNAEQTLARVLEGRGQAYTIDAGGGAFYGPKLDFKLIDAIGRKWQGPTVQLDFNLPERFGLEYIGADNTPHRPVMLHRVLVGSMERFVGGLIEHYAGAFPLWLAPEQLRVIPITDEVRDAAAAVAARAKAAGLRVSLDDRAQTLNYRIAEAERLKTPYMAIVGKREAAAGTVALREHRLGREQKPHVMPVEELVRRLAGEVRTRALTGESAGS; translated from the coding sequence ATGATCGATCGTTCGCCCGTCATAGCGCCCCCGCCGCACGTCGGCAGCGACCACGAGCTCACGCTCACGCTTCCCGATGGCTCCGAGCGCCAGGTTCCTGCAGGAACGTTGCCGCGCGACGTCGTGGCGTCCATCGGTGCGGGGTTGCTTCGTGCGGCCGTCGCCGTGCAGGTCGATGGTGAGGTGCAGGACCTCGTCACGCCGCTCCGTCGCGGCGGGCAATTCCGCGTGCTCACGGAGAAGGATGCCGCATCCCTCGCCGTGCTGCGACACTCGGCTGCGCACATGCTGGCGACCGCAGTGCGTCGTCTGCGCCCGCGCGCCAAGATCGGGTTCGGCCCCGCCATCGAGGACGGGTTCTACTACGACTTCGAGGTCGAGCAGCCGTTCACGCCCGAGGATCTGAGCGCATTCGAAGATGAGATGCGGAAGGTCGCGCAGGAGAAGTATCCGTTCGTTCGCGAGGAAGTGAATCGCGCCGACGCCGAACGCCGCTTCGCCGACGATCCCCTCAAGCTCGAGCGATTGGCCGAGCTCGGTGACGACGAGGTGATCTCCGTGTATACGGACGGTCCGTTCGTCGATCTGTGCCGGGGTCCGCACGTGCCCGATACGTCGCGCGTCAAGCACATCAAGCTGATGCATACCGCGGCGGCGTACTGGCGGGGCGACGAGCATCGCCAGCAGCTGCAGCGCATCTATGGGACGGCCTGGTTCTCCAAGGACGAGCTGGACGCGTACCTCCACCGCCTCGAGGAGGCAAAGCGGCGCGACCACCGTACGTTAGGCAAAGAGCTCGACCTGTTCTCGGTGGACCAGCGCGTTGGGCCCGGACTCATTCTCTGGCACCCGCGCGGCGCCATCGTCCGGAACGAGATCGAGACGTTCGAGCGCGAGCTCATCCTGCGTCACGGCTACGACCTCGTGTACACGCCGCACATCACGAGCGAGAAGCTGTTCGAGATTTCCGGACACCTCGTCAATTTCCGCGAGAACATGTTCGGGGCGATGGAGGTGGAAGGCGCCGCCTACCGCCCCAAACCGATGAATTGCCCGGGGCACATCTGCATCTATCAGGCGCACCAGCGGTCGTATCGCGATCTGCCGCTGCGCTTCGCCGAATTCGGCACCGTGTACCGGTATGAGCGGAGCGGCGTTCTGCACGGCATGCTGCGCGTACGCGGGTTCACGCAGGACGATGCGCACGTGTTCTGCACGCCCGAGCAGGTGGACACGGAAATCGAGCGGCTGCTCGATCTGGTGGACGAGATGCTGCGCGCCTTCGGCTATCCGTACACGGTCGAGCTCTCGACGCGTCCGGACAATGCGTTAGGCGCACCGGAGGTCTGGACCAACGCCGAGCAGACGCTGGCGCGGGTGCTCGAGGGTCGGGGCCAGGCGTACACCATCGACGCCGGCGGCGGCGCGTTTTACGGGCCCAAGCTGGACTTCAAGCTGATCGATGCGATCGGCCGAAAGTGGCAGGGGCCGACGGTGCAGCTCGATTTCAATCTGCCCGAGCGGTTCGGGCTCGAGTACATCGGCGCGGACAACACTCCGCATCGGCCGGTGATGCTGCATCGCGTGCTCGTGGGGTCCATGGAACGGTTCGTCGGCGGACTGATCGAGCACTACGCAGGCGCGTTCCCGCTGTGGCTGGCGCCGGAGCAGCTGCGCGTCATCCCGATCACGGATGAAGTGCGCGACGCGGCGGCGGCGGTGGCCGCGCGCGCGAAAGCTGCCGGCCTGCGCGTGTCGCTGGACGACCGCGCGCAGACGCTCAACTACCGTATTGCGGAAGCGGAGCGCCTCAAGACACCCTACATGGCCATCGTGGGCAAGCGCGAGGCCGCGGCGGGCACGGTCGCGCTGCGCGAGCATCGGTTAGGCAGAGAGCAGAAGCCGCACGTGATGCCGGTCGAGGAGCTCGTTCGGCGGCTGGCCGGCGAGGTCCGGACTCGCGCGCTGACGGGCGAGAGCGCCGGCAGCTAG
- a CDS encoding DinB family protein: MKRSLALALLVVISGAGNVCAAQTNALSAGLQSDYKTIRDYFIRAAEKMPEENYSFKPSPDVRTFGQQVAHVADDQYNLCSPVKGEVRQGAYRQIENSLSKKSDLVAALKAAFAYCDGAYGALTDANSADSVKGQTRTRFGMLNWNLWHTWEHYGNIVVYLRMKGLVPPSSEPAHQ, from the coding sequence ATGAAGCGATCGCTCGCACTCGCGCTCCTCGTCGTCATCTCCGGGGCAGGCAATGTGTGCGCCGCGCAGACCAATGCGCTCAGCGCCGGTCTGCAATCGGACTACAAGACGATCCGCGACTACTTCATTCGCGCCGCGGAAAAAATGCCGGAGGAGAATTACAGCTTCAAACCATCGCCCGATGTGCGCACGTTCGGGCAGCAAGTGGCGCACGTCGCCGACGATCAGTACAACCTGTGCTCGCCGGTGAAAGGCGAAGTGCGGCAGGGTGCGTACCGGCAGATCGAGAATTCGCTCTCAAAGAAGAGCGATCTCGTGGCGGCGCTCAAGGCGGCGTTTGCGTACTGCGACGGCGCCTACGGTGCGCTCACGGATGCGAACAGCGCCGACTCCGTGAAAGGCCAGACGCGCACGCGCTTCGGGATGTTGAACTGGAATCTCTGGCACACCTGGGAGCACTACGGCAACATCGTCGTGTACCTGCGCATGAAAGGCCTCGTGCCGCCGTCGAGCGAACCCGCGCACCAATAG
- a CDS encoding metalloregulator ArsR/SmtB family transcription factor, which yields MNSVFEVIAEPNRRAILGLLVTSEQSVGDIERRLRMPQPTVSKHLRVLRESGFVESTVAAQRRLYRLKPEPLQEVDDWLAQFRRFWSTHIDALERHLDRMDDPPPRKPKSRRKR from the coding sequence ATGAACTCCGTGTTCGAAGTCATCGCCGAGCCGAACCGGCGCGCCATCCTGGGTCTCCTCGTCACGTCGGAACAGTCCGTGGGGGACATCGAGCGCCGGCTCCGCATGCCACAACCCACGGTCTCCAAGCACCTCCGCGTGCTGCGCGAGTCGGGGTTCGTGGAGTCTACCGTGGCCGCACAGCGCCGTCTCTATCGACTCAAGCCGGAACCGCTGCAAGAGGTTGATGACTGGCTCGCGCAGTTCAGGCGCTTCTGGTCCACCCACATCGATGCACTCGAGCGCCATCTCGATCGCATGGACGACCCACCACCACGGAAACCGAAATCGAGGAGAAAACGATGA
- a CDS encoding SRPBCC family protein, which produces MMTTREQYMPGPAAGARIQSKEGEKWTLVLVRDLHHSPEKVWKAITDPAQLREWAPYDADRNLGVAGETVKLSTFGAPSPQVVETKVKRAEPPKVLEFDWGGGNLRWELAPNGDGTRLTLWANIDRNWVSMGAAGWHICLDVLDHLLDGDAIGRIAGIETMKFDGWKRLTREYGEQFGTKAPSW; this is translated from the coding sequence ATGATGACCACTCGAGAGCAGTACATGCCGGGTCCGGCCGCTGGGGCGCGGATTCAAAGCAAAGAAGGCGAGAAGTGGACGCTCGTGCTCGTCCGCGACCTTCACCATTCGCCTGAGAAGGTATGGAAAGCGATCACCGACCCGGCGCAGTTGCGCGAATGGGCGCCGTACGATGCCGACCGGAACCTGGGCGTCGCGGGAGAAACCGTGAAGCTCAGCACGTTCGGAGCGCCGTCGCCCCAGGTTGTCGAAACCAAAGTGAAGCGAGCCGAACCGCCCAAGGTGCTCGAGTTCGACTGGGGCGGCGGAAATCTCCGATGGGAGCTCGCACCCAATGGCGACGGCACACGACTCACGCTCTGGGCCAACATCGATCGCAACTGGGTGTCCATGGGCGCCGCGGGATGGCACATCTGCCTCGACGTACTCGACCACCTGCTCGATGGCGACGCGATCGGCCGTATTGCCGGCATCGAGACGATGAAGTTCGACGGCTGGAAGCGACTCACCCGCGAGTACGGCGAGCAGTTCGGGACGAAGGCGCCGAGCTGGTAG
- a CDS encoding acetyl-CoA C-acetyltransferase, with protein sequence MADPTRTPVIISAVRTPIGKFLGTLAPVTAPSLGAIAIRAAVARSQVPLDDIDEVIMGNVIQGGEGQAPARQAAIHAGIPGLVPAVTINKVCGSGLKAVMLAAQSIKAGDQQVVVAGGQESMSNAPFYVYGMRGGVKFGDQQLVDGLIKDGLWCSFCDVHMGGHAEYTAKKAGITRRMQDEFALASHRKAVAAIDAGKFDAEIVPVEIAGKKGPTSVCVDEGPRRDTSLEQLGKLRPAFPNDAPKDIPASELTVTAGNAPGLNDGGSALVVTSEAYATAHGLPIMARITGYATGGGEPRDLFFAPIVAVNNLMQRTGAKIGDYDLIEANEAFAAQALADGQALGWDWDRVNVNGGAIALGHPIGASGARILTTLLFAMRDRDAHTGMATLCLGGGNAVALSVERVN encoded by the coding sequence ATGGCTGATCCAACTCGCACACCCGTCATCATCTCCGCCGTTCGCACGCCGATCGGCAAATTCCTCGGCACCCTGGCGCCGGTCACCGCGCCGTCCCTCGGCGCCATCGCGATCAGGGCTGCCGTCGCCCGCTCGCAGGTCCCGCTCGATGACATCGATGAAGTCATCATGGGCAACGTGATCCAGGGCGGTGAAGGGCAGGCGCCCGCGCGCCAGGCGGCGATACATGCCGGCATCCCGGGACTCGTCCCCGCGGTCACGATCAACAAAGTCTGCGGCTCCGGTCTCAAAGCGGTGATGCTCGCGGCACAGTCGATCAAGGCGGGCGATCAGCAGGTGGTGGTCGCGGGCGGGCAGGAGTCGATGTCTAACGCGCCGTTCTACGTCTACGGGATGCGCGGCGGCGTCAAGTTCGGGGACCAGCAGTTGGTCGACGGACTGATCAAGGACGGGCTGTGGTGTTCCTTCTGCGATGTGCACATGGGCGGGCACGCCGAGTACACCGCGAAGAAGGCGGGCATCACGCGCCGGATGCAGGATGAATTCGCGCTCGCGTCGCACCGGAAGGCCGTGGCGGCGATCGACGCCGGCAAGTTCGACGCCGAGATCGTGCCGGTCGAGATCGCCGGCAAGAAAGGGCCGACGAGCGTCTGCGTGGACGAAGGCCCGCGGCGCGACACGTCGCTCGAGCAGTTAGGCAAGCTCCGCCCCGCGTTTCCGAACGATGCGCCCAAGGACATCCCGGCCAGCGAGCTGACGGTCACGGCCGGCAACGCGCCCGGCCTCAACGACGGCGGTTCTGCGTTAGTCGTGACCTCCGAGGCGTATGCGACCGCCCACGGGCTGCCGATCATGGCCCGCATCACGGGCTACGCCACGGGCGGCGGCGAGCCGCGCGACCTCTTCTTCGCGCCGATCGTCGCGGTCAACAACCTCATGCAGCGCACCGGCGCCAAGATCGGCGACTACGATCTCATCGAGGCCAACGAAGCCTTCGCCGCCCAGGCGCTGGCCGACGGCCAGGCGCTCGGGTGGGACTGGGACCGGGTCAACGTCAACGGCGGCGCGATTGCGTTAGGCCACCCGATCGGCGCCAGCGGCGCCCGCATCCTCACCACGCTGTTGTTCGCGATGCGCGATCGCGACGCCCACACCGGCATGGCCACCCTGTGTCTGGGCGGCGGCAACGCCGTCGCACTGAGCGTGGAGCGCGTGAATTGA
- a CDS encoding biotin transporter BioY — MTAQTALLAARDRRIAVAGIVGFAAALAAASQVAIRVPGTSVPMTLQPLAVVLAGMCLGPAAGAASMVLYLAAGAAGLPVFAPEGLPGVARLLGPTGGYLLAYPLGAYAAGWIARRRPRRFAWRVLAAACGIALIHAGGVAQLAVLTGSLTRAFVLGSLPFLALDAVKAVLAACYSPRFSDRAPA; from the coding sequence TTGACGGCACAGACCGCGCTCCTCGCCGCGCGCGACCGGCGCATCGCAGTCGCGGGCATCGTCGGCTTCGCGGCGGCCCTCGCCGCGGCATCGCAGGTGGCGATTCGGGTGCCGGGCACGAGCGTGCCGATGACGCTGCAGCCGCTCGCCGTTGTCCTCGCGGGCATGTGCCTCGGTCCGGCAGCCGGCGCGGCGAGCATGGTGCTCTATCTCGCGGCCGGCGCCGCGGGGCTGCCGGTGTTCGCGCCCGAGGGCCTGCCCGGCGTGGCGCGCCTCCTCGGCCCGACCGGCGGCTACCTTCTGGCGTATCCGTTAGGCGCGTACGCCGCCGGCTGGATCGCGCGTCGCCGGCCGCGGCGGTTCGCGTGGCGGGTGCTTGCCGCGGCGTGCGGCATCGCGCTCATTCACGCCGGAGGCGTCGCCCAACTTGCGGTCCTCACGGGGAGCCTCACGCGGGCCTTCGTGCTCGGCTCGCTGCCGTTCCTCGCACTGGACGCGGTGAAGGCGGTGCTCGCCGCCTGCTACTCGCCCCGCTTCTCCGATCGCGCGCCCGCTTGA
- a CDS encoding type II CAAX endopeptidase family protein — MTARDFFYRPSGSLRAPWQWIGFLLIAASASLLTAGLSAPLVLRFMSRLGLSFWSLLVGLLVAHVVMVRWVDRGSWAPIGLGRRSAAPGRLAVGLAAGSFGILAPSGVLLAVHAMRSQPAAAPVSWIHYAASWAVFFLPQSLAEELLSRGYLFARTREAIGWPAALGITSIGFGLLHLANPGATPQAITVVILAGFFLGGILLLTKSLYAAWMAHAAWNWSMAALLHAPVSGLAARPPDYRVVDSGPVWLTGGGWGPEGGLAAALGMAACIALLVAWRRRSPRAAPFDGIET, encoded by the coding sequence TTGACGGCGCGCGATTTCTTTTATCGACCTTCGGGATCGCTCCGCGCGCCGTGGCAGTGGATCGGCTTTCTCCTCATCGCGGCGTCGGCCAGCCTGCTGACGGCCGGCCTCAGCGCGCCGCTCGTGCTGCGATTCATGTCGCGGCTCGGGCTGAGCTTCTGGTCGCTGCTCGTGGGACTGCTCGTCGCCCACGTCGTGATGGTGCGTTGGGTCGACCGCGGGTCCTGGGCGCCGATCGGTCTCGGGCGGCGGTCGGCGGCGCCGGGGCGGCTCGCGGTGGGCCTCGCCGCCGGGTCGTTCGGCATCCTGGCGCCGAGCGGCGTCCTGCTGGCGGTGCACGCGATGCGCAGCCAACCGGCGGCGGCGCCAGTTTCGTGGATCCACTACGCGGCATCGTGGGCCGTGTTCTTCCTTCCCCAGTCGTTGGCCGAGGAGCTCCTCTCGCGGGGATATCTCTTCGCGCGCACGCGCGAAGCGATCGGGTGGCCGGCGGCGCTCGGCATCACGAGCATCGGCTTTGGCCTCTTGCACCTGGCCAATCCCGGCGCGACGCCGCAGGCGATCACCGTCGTGATCCTGGCGGGATTTTTTCTGGGCGGCATTCTGCTTCTCACGAAGAGCCTCTACGCGGCGTGGATGGCGCACGCTGCCTGGAACTGGTCGATGGCCGCGCTGCTCCATGCGCCGGTAAGCGGACTCGCGGCGCGTCCGCCGGACTATCGGGTGGTGGACAGCGGGCCGGTCTGGCTCACCGGCGGCGGGTGGGGTCCGGAGGGCGGTCTTGCCGCTGCGTTAGGCATGGCGGCGTGCATCGCCCTGCTCGTGGCGTGGCGCCGCCGGTCGCCGCGCGCTGCACCCTTTGATGGCATCGAGACATGA
- a CDS encoding 3-hydroxybutyryl-CoA dehydrogenase yields MTERIVVVGAGQMGNGIAHVFAAAGHPVTMIDVSRDALARGRAAIEKNMARQVQKGVLDAAGRDAALGRIALSESFDPVREADVVVEAATENAELKFRIFGDLDAAAPNGAILASNTSSISITEIAARTGRPAQVIGMHFMNPVPVMQLVEVIRGLATSDETTGRVLALAKRLGKTPVEVNDYPGFVSNRVLMPMINEAVYCLMEGVGSAEAIDTVMKLGMNHPMGPLALADLIGLDTCESILEVLHRGLGDPKYRPCPLLRKYVAAGWLGRKTGRGFFSY; encoded by the coding sequence ATGACTGAACGCATCGTGGTGGTGGGGGCGGGCCAGATGGGCAACGGCATCGCGCACGTGTTCGCGGCGGCCGGTCATCCGGTAACGATGATCGACGTGTCGCGCGACGCGCTCGCGCGCGGCCGCGCGGCCATCGAAAAGAACATGGCCCGCCAGGTACAGAAGGGCGTCCTCGACGCCGCCGGGCGCGACGCGGCGCTCGGCCGCATCGCGCTCTCGGAATCGTTCGACCCGGTGCGCGAAGCCGACGTCGTGGTCGAGGCGGCCACCGAGAACGCCGAGCTCAAGTTCCGCATCTTCGGCGACCTCGACGCCGCCGCGCCTAACGGCGCCATCCTCGCCTCCAACACCAGCTCGATCTCGATCACCGAGATTGCCGCCCGCACCGGCCGCCCCGCGCAGGTGATCGGCATGCACTTCATGAATCCCGTGCCGGTGATGCAGCTCGTCGAGGTCATCCGCGGACTCGCGACGTCGGATGAGACCACGGGCCGCGTGCTCGCCCTCGCCAAGCGCCTGGGCAAGACGCCGGTGGAGGTGAACGACTACCCCGGCTTCGTCAGCAACCGCGTGCTCATGCCGATGATCAACGAAGCGGTCTACTGCCTCATGGAAGGCGTCGGCAGCGCCGAGGCGATCGATACGGTGATGAAGTTAGGCATGAACCACCCGATGGGCCCGCTGGCGCTGGCCGATCTCATCGGACTCGACACGTGCGAGTCGATTCTCGAGGTGCTGCACCGCGGGCTCGGCGACCCGAAGTACCGCCCGTGTCCGCTGCTCCGCAAATACGTCGCGGCCGGATGGTTGGGACGCAAGACCGGCCGCGGCTTCTTCTCCTACTGA
- a CDS encoding acyl-CoA dehydrogenase family protein: MSWALIPLTEEQRGIQQLAREFARDEIAPHSDAWDRDAIFDRGIITRLGELGFLGMLIPESLGGLGLDTCTYLVALEEIAAVDASVAVAMSVHNSLPTQMLLRWGSEEQQDRYLKPMARGEWLGAFALSEPDAGSDAASMHAQAVRDGDCWVLNGTKAWVSSGSHAEVILAMARTDKPGDRRGARGISAFIVTPDLPGFKVGKKEDKMGLRASPTVQLVFENLRVPAANLLGAEGSGFIYAMQSLDNGRLGISAQSIGIARAALEIATSYAAERRQFGKPIKEFQAIQFKLADMATRITAARALLYAAASAKDRGEPITQFSSMSKLMASETAMWVTTQAIQILGGYGYVRDYPVERLFRDAKVTEIYEGTSEIQRIVIARELYAN, from the coding sequence ATGTCCTGGGCCCTCATCCCACTCACCGAAGAGCAGCGCGGCATCCAGCAGCTCGCGCGCGAATTCGCGCGCGACGAGATCGCCCCGCACAGCGACGCCTGGGATCGCGACGCCATCTTCGACCGGGGCATCATCACCCGGTTAGGCGAACTCGGATTCCTCGGCATGCTCATCCCCGAGTCGCTCGGCGGCCTCGGCCTCGATACGTGCACCTATCTCGTCGCGCTCGAGGAAATTGCGGCCGTCGACGCATCGGTGGCCGTGGCGATGAGCGTGCACAACTCGCTCCCCACGCAGATGCTCCTGCGCTGGGGCAGTGAGGAGCAGCAGGACCGGTATCTCAAGCCGATGGCGCGCGGCGAGTGGCTCGGCGCATTCGCCCTGTCCGAGCCCGACGCCGGGTCGGACGCCGCGTCGATGCACGCGCAGGCCGTGCGCGACGGCGACTGCTGGGTGTTGAACGGCACCAAGGCCTGGGTCTCGAGTGGCAGCCACGCCGAAGTGATCCTCGCCATGGCGCGCACCGACAAACCCGGCGACCGTCGCGGCGCGCGCGGCATCAGCGCGTTCATCGTCACCCCCGATCTTCCGGGCTTCAAGGTCGGCAAGAAAGAAGACAAGATGGGGCTGCGCGCGTCGCCCACCGTGCAGCTCGTGTTCGAGAACCTGCGCGTGCCGGCCGCCAATCTGTTAGGCGCGGAAGGCAGCGGTTTCATTTACGCGATGCAGTCGCTCGACAACGGGCGGCTCGGCATCTCCGCGCAATCGATCGGCATCGCGCGCGCCGCGCTCGAGATCGCAACGTCGTACGCCGCCGAACGCCGTCAATTTGGCAAGCCGATCAAGGAGTTTCAGGCCATCCAGTTCAAGCTTGCCGACATGGCCACGCGCATTACGGCGGCACGGGCGCTGCTGTATGCGGCAGCGTCGGCCAAGGATCGCGGCGAGCCGATCACGCAGTTCAGCAGCATGAGCAAGCTCATGGCGAGCGAAACTGCCATGTGGGTCACCACGCAGGCCATCCAGATTCTCGGCGGCTACGGATACGTGCGCGATTATCCGGTCGAGCGCCTGTTCCGCGACGCCAAGGTGACCGAGATCTACGAAGGGACGTCCGAGATACAGCGGATCGTGATCGCCCGAGAGTTGTACGCGAACTGA
- a CDS encoding Glu/Leu/Phe/Val dehydrogenase, whose translation MTITDIATPSGTQGLFDRIAEMGHEQLVLCSDPSAGYRGIIAVHSTTLGPALGGTRFWNYASDEEAVIDALRLARGMTYKNAVAGLNLGGGKSVIIGDNRTTSREMLFRAHGRFVEGLGGRYVTAEDVGTSTSDMDFVHMETEYVTGLAGRSGDPSPVTAHGVFRAIQAAAKHRWGSDALSGKTVAIQGCGHVGYYLAKELHGAGATLVVTDIDAERVKHVVTDFGARAVEPGEIYGVKADIYAPCALGAVINDNTIPQLKVEIVAGAANNVLLEERHGDALEERGILYAPDYVANAGGVINVYSELANWDPARALRKADEIYATTLGVFDIARAEGIPTYVAADRLAERRLKAVGSLVKTWPQWPNR comes from the coding sequence ATGACAATCACCGACATCGCCACGCCGTCCGGCACGCAGGGTTTATTCGATCGCATCGCCGAAATGGGACACGAGCAGCTCGTCCTGTGCAGCGATCCGTCCGCCGGCTACCGCGGCATCATCGCGGTCCACAGCACCACGTTGGGCCCTGCGTTAGGCGGCACGCGGTTCTGGAATTACGCCTCGGATGAAGAAGCGGTCATCGATGCGCTGCGCCTGGCGCGCGGCATGACGTACAAGAACGCCGTGGCCGGCCTCAACCTCGGCGGCGGCAAGTCCGTCATCATCGGCGACAACCGGACCACCAGCCGCGAGATGCTGTTCCGCGCGCACGGCCGCTTCGTCGAAGGGCTGGGCGGACGCTACGTGACGGCCGAAGACGTCGGCACGAGCACGAGCGACATGGACTTCGTCCACATGGAGACCGAATACGTCACCGGCCTCGCGGGCCGCTCTGGCGACCCGTCTCCCGTCACGGCGCACGGCGTGTTCCGCGCGATCCAGGCCGCGGCCAAACATCGCTGGGGCAGCGACGCGCTCTCCGGGAAAACTGTTGCCATCCAGGGGTGCGGACACGTCGGCTATTATCTCGCGAAGGAGTTGCACGGCGCCGGCGCGACGCTGGTCGTGACCGACATCGACGCCGAGCGGGTCAAGCACGTGGTCACCGACTTCGGGGCGCGGGCGGTCGAGCCGGGCGAGATCTACGGCGTGAAGGCCGACATCTACGCCCCCTGCGCGTTAGGCGCGGTGATCAACGACAACACCATTCCCCAGCTCAAGGTGGAGATCGTGGCCGGCGCCGCGAACAACGTGCTGCTCGAAGAGCGCCACGGCGATGCGCTGGAGGAGCGCGGCATCCTGTACGCGCCCGACTACGTCGCCAACGCCGGCGGTGTGATCAACGTGTACAGCGAGCTCGCGAACTGGGATCCCGCACGCGCGCTCCGTAAGGCGGACGAGATCTACGCCACTACCCTCGGCGTGTTCGACATCGCGCGGGCGGAAGGCATCCCGACGTATGTGGCCGCCGACCGCCTGGCCGAACGGCGCCTGAAGGCGGTCGGGTCGCTGGTCAAGACATGGCCGCAGTGGCCTAACCGGTAG